In one Colletotrichum destructivum chromosome 2, complete sequence genomic region, the following are encoded:
- a CDS encoding Putative SUI1 domain, PUA-like superfamily, SUI1 domain superfamily, SWIB/MDM2 domain superfamily: MFKKKPTVKSLSPLRSSDRRKLADQVIKDYGLDSKLVATTDEQTPEQKAEALAVQTNLRKSLFPDNLQSARFTTTYGPDLKPTSGTYYVGSHDGEEPRVLWFQMEGIVYPTVYTLWANPDILPLLHTPGIVVKKLQGGADLMTPGLFGGPPFPEKAKKGAVVAIASLENPSVPVAVGACEIDVSALQNVRGAKGHAVRNLHWAGDEMWGFSTDNKSGRKAPEEIAGWLKVLEARGLVESLSGLSLDGPDEDGGVSLEDDDATAQDAGPAAAATEDDIIPDFTQPEIDEAFRKSFLFGIHQHKSSNSPPNYGLVFPLSQSYVMSTLIQPFLPAHTPQQAQQLQIKKTSWKNIKKFIKSLDKEGLLKSKEKGQETVVTEVKFENPAIVDFKPYRLPKKETTAGGTSLGRGETATGKVDVGDDAVGQKLKIVSYFKPTSKLQPIFDSASKSLFTQSEVRDAVTAYIEGENLVSETNKRIVKLDPILANGVFTGSGSADKDALAKGTVARDTLIERVLSGMSTSYAIVRDGTDPSSVKARSGSPPKIHITLETRSGNKTVTKVSGLEPYHISPKPLADELRKVCAGSTSVEPLAGAAKKTEAQVMEIMVQGPQQAAVVKALQKRGVEKGWMDLVDKTKGKKR; the protein is encoded by the coding sequence AGCGCTCGCCGTGCAGACCAATCTCCGAAAATCTCTGTTCCCCGACAACCTCCAGTCTGCCCGcttcaccaccacctacGGCCCCGATCTGAAGCCGACCTCCGGCACCTACTACGTCGGCAGccacgatggcgaggagCCCCGCGTTCTGTGGTTCCAGATGGAAGGCATCGTCTACCCCACGGTGTACACCCTCTGGGCCAATCCGGATATCCTCCCGCTTCTCCACACCCCGGGCATCGTCGTAAAAAAGCTTCAGGGGGGCGCCGATCTGATGACTCCTGGCTTGTTCGGCGGGCCCCCGTTCCccgagaaggcgaagaagggtgccgtcgtcgccattgcGAGCTTGGAGAACCCGTCGGTGCCCGTGGCTGTGGGAGCATGTGAGATCGACGTCAGCGCACTGCAGAACGTGCGGGGTGCGAAGGGACATGCTGTCAGGAATTTGCACTGGGCTGGCGACGAGATGTGGGGGTTCAGCACCGACAACAAGTCGGGCAGGAAGGCTCCGGAGGAGATTGCGGGATGGTTGAAGGTTCTGGAAGCGCGAGGACTGGTTGAGAGCTTGAGCGGGCTGTCTTTGGATGGTCCGGATGAGGATGGAGGAGTTTCTcttgaagatgacgacgcTACCGCCCAAGATGccggcccagcagcagcagcaaccgaAGACGATATTATTCCCGACTTCACACAACCCGAGATCGATGAGGCATTCCGCAAGTCATTCCTTTTCGGCATCCACCAACACAAGTCGTCAAACTCGCCGCCCAACTACGGTCTCGTCTTCCCACTGTCCCAGTCTTATGTCATGTCGACCCTGATTCAGCCCTTTTTGCCCGCGCACACACCACAGCAGGCACAGCAATTGCAAATCAAGAAGACGTCGTGGAAGAACATCAAGAAATTCATCAAGAGCCTCGACAAAGAGGGGCTACTCAAGAGCAAGGAGAAAGGCCAGGAGACGGTTGTTACGGAAGTCAAGTTCGAGAACCCCGCGATTGTTGATTTCAAACCGTATCGCCTACccaagaaggagacgacggcTGGTGGCACATCACTTGGTAGGGGCGAAACTGCTACGGGCAAGGTCGATGTTGGTGACGACGCAGTTGGACAGAAGCTGAAGATTGTCTCATACTTCAAGCCCACCTCCAAGCTGCAACCCATCTTCGACTCCGCTTCCAAGTCGCTGTTCACTCAGTCAGAAGTACGCGATGCGGTGACCGCCTACATCGAAGGCGAGAACTTGGTGTCTGAGACAAACAAGCGCATCGTTAAGCTCGACCCGATACTCGCCAACGGCGTATTCACTGGCTCTGGATCAGCTGACAaggacgccctcgccaaGGGCACTGTGGCCCGAGATACTCTCATCGAAAGGGTCTTGAGCGGCATGTCCACATCATACGCGATCGTCCGGGATGGGACAGACCCCAGCAGCGTCAAGGCCAGAAGCGGGTCGCCGCCAAAGATTCACATCACCCTCGAGACAAGGAGCGGAAACAAGACTGTCACTAAAGTGTCCGGGCTGGAACCATACCACATCAGTCCGAAGCCGCTGGCTGACGAGTTGAGAAAGGTTTGCGCTGGGTCCACAAGCGTTGAGCCGCTGGCTGGTGCGGCGAAGAAGACTGAGGCGCAGGTCATGGAGATCATGGTACAGGGACCGCAACAGGCTGCGGTGGTCAAGGCCCTGCAGAAGAGAGGTGTTGAGAAGGGGTGGATGGACCTCGTGGATAAGACTAAGGGGAAGAAGCGGTAG